A segment of the Cenarchaeum symbiosum A genome:
TGCCGGCGGGGAGAACCACGGCTTTAGGTTCATACAGCTGCCATTCAACCAGTACTTTGACCAGGCCTACATGGTAAAGAACCAGGGGACGGGCGGCGGCAAGTCATCCATACTGGAGGCGGCAGCCGCGCTGGACATTGGCGTGTTCACAAGCGTCCCGTTCATGCAGGGCAAGCTGCTCGAGCCTGGCCTGCTGCCGGAGTTTGGCGGGCTCTCGCCCGCCCTGCGGTCCCTGCAGTTCATCAGGTCTACACCGGGAGTGCTTGCCCCCCTGCCGGGGCACAAGTCCAGCCTGCATACAGACGAGAACCTAAAGATCATGGGCGTGCCCCCCATTCCTCCTGACAAGTTCGGGGAGCTTGTGGCCAGCCTTACCTCATGGTCGCCCGGCCAGAAATAGTCAGCGTGTTCCCTCGGGCATTATCTGGTCTAGCACCTTTTTTGGCAGCTTCGAGTCCGCAGAATCTTTCACATTGCGCCGGGTCCTGTCCACGTTGGCAGGATACAGGTCTATTCCCGTAAAGCCCCTCTTGAGGCACGCCGAGACTATCCCCGTTGTGCCCCTTCCCGCAAACGGATCCAGCACATAGTCGCCCTCTCTTGTGGCAAACTTTACTATCCGGGATACGAGGTCTTCTGGGAACACCGCAAAGTGCTCGTTGCCGTGGTGCGCCTTTGTGGATATCTCCCAGACGTTCCCAGGGTTCTTGCCCCGGGGGTTGCATGCTGCAAATATCGGATAGTGCTCGTGGCCCCCTATCCGCTTGCGCGTCGCATGCCTTTTGAACTTGCGGTAGCATGTCGGGCAGTGCTTTTCGGGGTCATACCCGTGGGCCCGCGATATCTCCTCGGTGGTTGGCAGCTCGTCAAACGGCGTCTCGGGGGACGAGCCGTGTATCACTGCTGCAATCCTCCCTATGGCTTCAGGGTCCCTCCTCCCGGGGGAGAACTGCAGCCGGTCGCGCTCCGGCTTCCTGTTGACCCCGCTCAGGGCCTCGTTGCCCTGGACGCGTATCGGGTCTATGTCAAAGGCGGGGGATTCCGACTTTGAGAGCACCAGCACAAACTCGTACGCCTGTGTAAGGTTCTGCTTTGAGCTCTGCGATAGCGCGTTTTTCTTGTACCAGACTATATCCTCTTGAAAGTGGTACCCAAGGTCTACAAGCCTGAGCGCGAGCCGGTGCGGGACCATCAGCTTCCGGCGCCGCCTCCGGGTGTCGCCTATCACTATGAAGAGGCTCCCGTCGTCGGTAAGCAGGTCCATGCAGCTCTTGAACACCCCTGCCAGCTCCTCGACGAACTCATCAGGCGTCCCCTCCTGGCCCAGCTCGGAGGGATCCGACCCGTACTTTCTGTGCCCGTAATACGGGGGGGAAGTGACGGCCAGCCTGTACCTGCCGCGCTCGCCATTCTTTTTTGCAAGCCTGGGCAGCACCGCCCGGGCGTCGCCCCGGATAACCTGGAACCGGTTGTTCATGTTGCCGGCACCACATCAGGCGGTGCGGACAGATCTGCGCAGCAGGCGGGCCGCGCGATCCCACGGGTTATACACATTCTATGCGGCTGCCCCGGCGCCGACTTAAAATCGTTGTAGGATGCGGCGCCGCAGATGCACTGCCCGCCTTATACACCGCCCGGGATCGGCCGCCTTGCAGCACACGCAGTATAAACGGGGGCCCGGGCGGCGCGTATCACATGTGGATAAAGGACGAATTCCTCGGCCCGGGCAACAAGATGAGGCTGCTCTACCTGATACTGCCCATCTATGGGTATATCTTTCTGGAGTACTATCCGTTCTTTCCCTGGATGGCCACCTACTGGTGGTCAGTAGCTCTCAGCCCCCCGATAGTGCCCACGCATTATGCCGGGGAGGCCCTGGGGCGGCTGATCGGGGATCACGTATTGTTTGGCATCACCACAAAGTACGTCTATGCGGCAATATGGCTCGGCATGGCCCACGGGATAATCCTGCTGGCAGGGCGCCTCCGGGGACCTAGGCAGGCGCCACGGACTGGCACCCCATAGGCTCCGGGGCATCCGCGGTCCAATTAAATACAGCAAGGAACGGGTAGTTTCGTTGAAGCTGCAAGGCAAGACTGCCGTGATCACCGGCAGCGGTACCGGGATCGGGCTGGCGGTGGCAAGGAAATTTGCCGAGAACGGGGCCAGCGTGGTAATACTCGGAAGGAGAAAGGAGCCCCTCGATGAGGCGGCAGCAGAGCTCAAAAAGATAGCGGAATCGGCCGGCTGCGGGGCCTCGATCAGGATCTTTGCAGGGGTGGACGTGGCCGACGAGGCCGCGATAACGAAAATGTTCGACGAGCTGTCCAGCTCAGGTGTAACCGTGGACATACTGGTGAACAATGCCGGCGTGTCGGGGCCCGTCACATGCTTTGCCAACAATGATCTAGAAGAGTTCCGCGGGGCAGTCGACATACACCTGACCGGCTCCTTCTGGACATCGAGGGAGGCCCTCAAGGTCATGAAAAAGGGCTCCAAGATTGTCACCATGACTACGTTTTTTGCAGAAGAGAGGCCCCTCGAGCAGAGGCCGTACAGGTTCCGCGACCCGTATACAACCGCACAGGGCGCAAAGAACAGGCTCGCCGAGGCGATGTCGTGGGATCTTTTAGACCGCGGGATAACATCGATAGCGACCAACCCCGGCCCCGTCCATTCTGACAGGATATACAAGACGGTATACCCGAGGGCGGCACTCGAGTTTGTCAGGGTTTCAGGGTTTGAGGACCTGCAGCCAGAAGAAGTCGAGGTGGCAGGCGGCAGGCTAATCCACCTGCTCGGCGCGGACGACGATGCAAGGAAAAAAGGCATAGCAGAGGCCGCAGAGCACTTTGCCAAGCTAAAGCCCGTGGACCCCGCAAAGCTAGAGGCCACCCTTGATGCCCTGCTCGCAAAGATCAAGGGGATAGCCGAAAAGATACAGGCCAACACTGCAAGGATGATACCAGACGGGGAGTTTCTCTCCCAGGACCAGGTGGCCGAGACGGTACTCGCCCTCTGCGATGACAAGATGGCCAAGACGGTAAACGGCCGCGTAATCCCCGCCGACAGGGTATTCTACCCGGTAAGGGCGCATGTGGCCAATGCCGCGCCGCGCGTGCCCCCGCACGACTATTCCGGGGGATGTGTCCTATTCATGATAGATGCCGCAGACGACAGGGATGTAGAAAGGGCGACCGCCCTGGCATCCCATGTGGAAAGCCACGGGGGCACGGCAGTCTGCATAGTCTCAGAAGACTCGCCCCGGGCGGCAAAGGAGATGATAGCGTCAAAGTTCCACTCGCATGCGAGCCACATAGACAAGGTAGACGAGATAAACAGGTGGCTGAGCGCTGCATCAACAAAGATAGGCCCCATAGCTGCCGTGGTCCACCTGTCCGGCAGGATGCCAAAATCCGGCAGCCTCATGGATCTCTCCAGAAAAGAATGGGACGCGCTGGTTGACAGGTTCATAGGGACGCCGGCTGCCGTCCTGCACAGGTCGCTTGAGCACTTTGCACCCGGCGGGCGCAAGGACCCCCGGTTGTTCAAGGGCAAGAGCGGCGTAATCGTGATAATAGGCCCCGACCTGCCCGCGGGGAAAAAGGCCTCCGGCGCCGAGAGGGCAAGGGCGGAGATCTTCCGGGGTGCGCTCAGGCCGCTGACGACTACAGTCAACCAGGAGCTCAGCGATGTGCTAAAGTCAAACGTGCGCCTGTTTACTATTCTTCCCGGCAGGGCGGACGGGGGCGAGACCGATGATTCCCGCATATCTGCTGCAATCGACTACTTTCTGACCCCCGAGGCTATCTCGTCCGGCGAGGTCATATTCTGTGTCGACGAGAACAGGGGCTAGCCCGCCACAGCGTCCCAGAAGAGCTTTGCTGCCACTACAAGTATGACCACTGCCGCCAGTATGCGCAGGCCCCTCTCCCTCAGGTTCAGCGAGAGCTTGGCGCCCAGCAGGCCCCCCACAAACGCGCCAGACGAGAGCAGCAGTGCGTGGTAAAAGTCCGGGTGCCCCAGCAGCGTATGGGTGACCATGCCGGTAAATGCTACAAACATCAGGACCAGCTGCGCGGTGGGCGCGGCCCTCCACATGCTCATGCCCATTATCGCCACCATGAGCGGGACAAATACAAGGCCCCCGCCTATCCCAAAGAAGCTCGATATTATCCCCGCGAAAAAGCTGGCCGCTATGGATAGCAGCAGGACGGTCAGGTGGGAGCGCCGCTGTCCCTCCCCAATCCTGCTGCTGAGCAGCAGGTATGCAGCAGATCCCACCAGGACGATCCCAAAGAACAATCTGAAGATATCAGGCGTTGCTGCAGCGGAGAAGAGCGCCCCTAGAACAGTACCGGGCAGCGCCAGCAGGCCCAGCGTCAGCCCCGTCCGGTAGTCGATCCTCTTCTGCCTGGCATATGACGCGGTAGCCGCCGACGCGCTGCTAAATGCCGCAAAGAGGCTGCTGCTGGCGGCCGCCGTCGGTGAAAATCCCATAAAGGTCAGCACGGGCACCACCACGAAGCCGCCGCCAAGCCCCACCATCGAGCCGATTACCCCGGCTGCCAGGCCAAGCAGCGGCAGCCATATCTCCTCCATGTCAGATGACCGCGCTGCCGTTATGTATAATACCGTTTTTGGGTAGGCACAGACAGGCGGGCCCCGCCCGGATCCGGCCTATATCGAGACTATCTCCAGTATGGAATCATCATTGACGCCAAACTCGTCGACATATCCTGCCGTCACCTCCAGCACGTATACTGCCGCGCCCCCGGGGCTGAGCGCCGTGCATGTTACAGTCTCCAGGGCCGACTTGCACGGGGGCACGCCCTGCTCTATATGGACGACCCTGCCCTCCTCGTCGAACCATATCATGTCGAGCTCAAACTGCATGTTGAGCATCCACAGGGAATAGGGCCCCGGCGTCTCAAAGACAAATATCATGCCCTCGTCCGGCGGCAGCGCATCCTGGAACATCAGGCCGCGCACGCGCCGCGGCTCCGTATCGGCTATCTGCACCTCCAGCACCCGGCCATCCAGCATTATAGTCCCGCGGGGAAACTCGACTGCCTCGAGCTTTGCATCGCTTGGTATCGACAGCATCCCCACCACCCCTATTATCACGGCGGCGGCCCCTATGGGCGCCAGCACCTGCAGTCTTGTGGCCATGCATGCCCTGCGCCCGGCCCTTTTAAAAAACTAGGGCCCTAGTCGCGCATCAAAGAGCTCCGAATCCGCTCCATGTCAGAAGCGTTGCTCCGGGCCTGCCTTCCTACATCCCCTATTGTGGCCCCGTTGTACTTTTTGTCAAGGTATCTCCCCGCCAGTATCATCGGGCCCCCTACAGCTACCGTAACGCCCGTCGGCTCTGGTATCCACAGCATGTAAAGCCCACCTTTTGCAGCTTGCCCCCCGGCCGCCGGGGCCCTCTGCAGCGCCCCAAGGGACCTTGCCGTTCCCCTGTCGTCCATGCCGGCCACATCTGCATACAATCCGGCCCTCCTCTTTGCGGATTCAGAGAACGCCCGGAGCCTCCTTATCCTCTCCCTGATCTCCTCGTCCATGGCGCCAGTCCCTGCCCTGTTAGTTAAGACTCTGGGATCAAGATCCGCCACCCCGTGGTCAGCTTTGCACAACCACGCGGACACTAATTATACCGGCATTATCCATGCGTGATTGTTGGCAGGCAAGAGCAGGAATCGCCTGGACTCCATCAGGGCGGCCCACGAATCAGAGAGGAGAAAGTCAAGCTCGAGGGCAGAAGACTATCTCGAGGTGATAGCGGAGCTTGTCGAATACAAGGGATACGCCACAACGCTGGACATATCGAGGCACATGGGGGTGAGCGCCCCGAGCGTCACCAAGATGCTGCAGCGCCTCGACGAGAACGGCTATCTCAACTATGAAAAGTACCGCGGCATAAACCTCACCCCAAAGGGCGTGCGCATATCCGGAGCCATACGGCACAGGCACGGCATACTGCTCGAATTCTTTGAGATGCTCGGCATAAGCCATGACGTGGCCAGCCAGGACACAGAGGGCATAGAGCACCACCTCACCCCCCAGACGATACGCCAGCTCAGAAAGTTTGTCACATTCTTGCGGTCAAACCCGCGCGTTCTAGACGATTTCAGGGGCCCCTAGTCCCTGACTACCACGCGGATCTCGCCCTTTGACGAGACCGCCCTTGCCAGCTTCTTTGCGGACTCTGAGCGCTTTGGCAGCCTTATCTGCCCCCGGTGGCCAATCCTGGACGAGGCGATCTGCTCGCCGTTTGCCATCACATCAGCATGCCTTCCTGCATAGCTGCGGTCCACGTTGAGCATCATCGACGAGCGCGATTCTGCAAAGCTAAACGGCAGGTCCCCGCCGGAGGAGGATTCTGCCTCCTTCTCTGCGACGTCTATGTGTATCCCGAGGGTCTTTTCGAGATCGTTTATCTTTGAGCCGCCACGGCCTATTATCGACGCTATTGTATGCCCGACAACCCTGACCTTGGCGCTATCATCGGTAAGTATCTCGACTTCCGCGCGCGGATCAAAGCGCTTGAACACCTCGAGCAGCCTCTCGCGGGCCAGCTTTCTAACGCCGCTCTGTGGAACCTCGGCGCTGACGGGCACCATCACATTCTCCTCGCCAAACGTGTATATCTCATATTCGAGGCTGTCGTCCTCGAACCGCCTTATCTCTATCACAGGCCGGGCAAGGTCGTGCTCGACCATCCCTGACGGCACCTTTACTTTTAGCTCCAGCCGGTACACCGCCTCTATCCTGCCGCTCTTTACAAATACCACCGTGTCGAGCACGCTCGGTATTATCCCGAGCTCTATCTTGCCTATGAACCGCTGTATCGCGTCGAGCGGCGCGTTTGCGTGGACCACGCCCACCATGCCCACGCCCGTAAGGCGCAAGTCCGCAAACGTCTGAAAGTCCTCCCTCCTTCTCACCTCGTCGAATATCGTATAGTCGGGCCGGACCAGCAGTAGAACATCCGCGCTGTTCTCAAAGCTGCCGTCAAGCCGCGTGTACTGTGTCACGCCCGAGTCCACCTGCAAGTCGCGGGGCGACTCAAACGTCTTGACCACCCTGCCCTTTTGGTGGTAAAAGTTTCCCAGGCCCGACGCCAGCGTGCTCTTGCCCGAGCCCGGCGGCCCCGATATCAGGATCCCTTCTGCCTGTTCTGCAAAGCGCGCCATTAGCTTTTCAGAGACGTCATAGTCATCCAGGGTAAGCCTTACTATCGGGTGCACTATGGTTATCTCGTACCCTTCTGAAAACGGGGGGCTCGTAATTGCTATCCGGTAGTCCTTGTACTGGACCACCTCCGCGCCGGGCTTTGATATTTCCGTGCCCGACCCCTCGAACTCTGCAATGTCCAGTATCTCCGAGGCGGCATCGTGCAGGTAGTCGCGGGTCAGCACGGTGGTCCCTATCTCTTCTAGCCCGAACGCGCCGGGCTTTCCCCTCTTGGCCCTGGGCAGGGAGCCCTCCTTGAGGTGGACGCTCATGGTGACAGGGTCAAAGTACTTTAGAAACTCGGGCATCTTCTCCTCGCGGTCCTGGACCAGCTTTATCGGTATGCCCTCTGCGTCGGCCACCAGCGACTGCAGCCTGTCCGCGGTATACAGGGTCGCGCCGTTCTGCCGCGCGACATCCTTTATCATGGCGTCTATGCGCCCCCGGTCCGACAGGCTGATATCATCCGCCGTGGGCCTTGTGCCGTCAAACTTTACCGGCACCTCCTTTGATCCGGCCGCGTCCTTTATGCGCCGTATCTCTTCGAGCCCCGAGAAGCCGCGCTCCTGCCTCTGGGCCGCCTGCGACTGCAGCTCATCGACTACCGCTTCCGGGATTATTATCTCGTCGGCCACCAAGGAGCCGGACTCTATCATCCGGGCGATCCCGCCGTTTATCAGCACGCTGGTATCCAGTACAACCTTCAACCACCGGGCTGTGTACGGGCCATTTTTATTCATAACTGATAGGGGCGGGGCCCCGCAAAACAAATTATACACGGGGAAGGGGCAGGGCCCGCATGAAGGTAGGCGTGGTCGGGGCGTCGGGCTATGTCGGGGGCGAGACCCTGCGGCTCCTGGTAAACCATCCAGACGTGGAGATCGCCGCCGTCACCTCCAGGCAGCATGTAGGCGAGTACCTCCACAGGGTCCAGCCGAGCCTCAGGGGCTTTACGGACCTGACCTTCTCGGAGCTCGACTATGACCGCCTATCGGACAGCTGCGACCTTGTATTCACAGCAGTCCCCCACGGGACGGCCACCGACATAGTAAGGGCCCTATACGACAGGGATATCAAGGTGATAGACCTGAGCGCAGACTACCGGCTGCACGACCCCGCCGACTATACAAAATGGTACGGCTGGGAGCACCCGCACCCGGACTATCTCTCAAAGTCGGTCTTTGGAATACCAGAGCTGCACCGCGAGGAGATCCGCAGTGCAAAGCTCGTCTCATGTCCGGGCTGCATGGCCGTCACGTCGATACTCGCGCTTGCGCCGCCGGTCCGCGAGGGCCTCGTGGATACAGAGCACATAGTTGTCGATTCCAAGATAGGCTCGTCGGGCGCTGGGGCGGGCGCGGGCACCGCCCACGCAATGCGCGCCGGCGTCATCCGCCCCTACAAGCCCGCAAAGCACCGCCATACCGGCGAGATAGAGCAGGAGCTAAGCGGGATAGCGGGGAAAAAGATCCGCGTCTCAATGAGCCCGCATGCTGTAGATGTGGTGCGCGGAATACTGTGCACAAACCACGTCTTTCTGACAAGGGAGGCATCTGAAAAGGACCTCTGGAAGATGTACCGGCAGGCATACGGCGAGGAGAGGTTTGTCCGGCTCATACGGGACAAAAAGGGCCTGTACAAGTTCCCGGACCCCAAGTTTCTCGTCGGCTCGAACTTTTGCGACATAGGGTTTGATCTCGACGAGGACAACAACAGGCTCGTGGCCATCTCGGCCTCTGACAACCTGATGAAAGGGGCGGCCGGCTCGGCCATCCAGAACATGAACATAATGGCGGGCCTCGACGAGATGAGCGGCCTCAGGTACACGCCCCTGACGCCGGTATAGCCATGATCACCATAAAGATAGGGGGCAGCATCGTGGACAGCCTGCACCCGAGCGCCATACCGGATATAAAAAAGGCGGCAGCCGGCGGCGTGGTGCTAGTCCATGGAGGTGGCAAGGAGGTCACCAAGGTCTGCGAGCAGCTCGGCAAGGAGCCCAGGTTTGTGACCTCGCCTGGCAACATAAAATCAAGGTATACCGACAAGGAGACTGCCGAGATATTCACAATGGTAATGTCCGGCAGGATAAACAAGTGTATCGTCCGGATGCTGCAGCAGCACGGCGTCAACGCAGTGGGCCTCTCCGGGATAGACGGGGGCCTCATCCGCGCCGAGAGAAAGAGCCGGCTCGTCATAGTCAACGAGAGGGGCCGCAAGCAGGCCATAGAGGGCGGCTACACGGGGAGGATCACCTCGGTAAACTCGGAGCTCCTCGAGACGCTGCTCGGCAAGGGTATTGTACCGGTAGTATCCCCCATAGCCATGGGAAACGAATACGAGCTGCTCAATGTGGATGGCGACAGGGCCGCAGCCAACATAGCTGGCGCCACAAAGTCCGAGAGGATACTCTTTGTGACGGATGTCGACGGCCTCATGATGGATGAGAAGCTCGTGTCCAGGCTCTCTGCCGCGGAAGCTGAAGAGATCAGGCCAAAGATAGGGCCCGGCATGGAAAAGAAGGTGCTGGCCGCCACCGAGGCCCTGAAGATGGGCGTGCGGGAGGCGATAATAGCCAGGGGCAGCAGGGAGAATCCCGTCTCTGCCGCCATCGCCCACGAGAACTGCACGGTGATCGGCGATGGCTGAGGAGCAGATGGGGGACCTCTACCAGAGGTTTCCCGTAACGGTGGCAAAAGGGGAGGGGGCCCGCGTCTGGGACGAGGACGGCAAGGAATACATCGACTGCATGGGGGGCTACGGCGTGGCGCTCGCCGGCCACAGAAACCCGCGCGTGGTGCAGGCCATCAAGGCCCAGCTCGACAGGATAATCACCGTGCACGGCTCGCTGTATAACAAAACGCGCGCAGAGTTCCTGGACAGGCTCACAGGAGCTGCTCCCCCGGGCCTGACAAGGGTGCATCTAAACAACAGCGGGGCCGAATCGGTAGAGGCTGCAATAAAGTTTGCAAAGAGGCACACGGGAAAGTCCGGCATGGTGGCCATGCGGGGATCATACCACGGAAAGACAGCGGGCGCGCTGTCCGTGACATTCAATCCAAAATACAAAAAGGGCTTTGGGCCCATGCTCGAAGGCGCGTCGTTCTCGCCCTTTGGCGACATTGATGCTCTGCGCGATTCTACCGGCGATGATACCGCGCTGGTCATAATGGAGCCCATCCAGGGCGAGAGCGGCATACGCGTGGCGCCCCCGGGGTTCCTGCAGGATGCAAGAAGGTTATGCGACGAGCGGGGGATTGTCCTCATATTCGACGAGATACAGTGCGGCCTTGGCCGCACCGGAAAAATGTGGGCCGCCGAGCACTGGGAGACCATCCCCGACATAATGTGCCTTGCAAAGGGGATAGCGGGCGGCATACCCATGGGCGCGACCTTGACAAAACCCGAGATAATGGCCAGCATAAAAAAGGGCGATCACTCGTCCACATTTGGCGGCAGCCCGCTTGCGTGCGCAGCCGGCAGCGCCGTGCTCCAGTCGCTGTCAGAAGACGGGCTCGTCTCCAACGCAGAGACCGTTGGCTCCAGGCTGCACCGCGGCCTGCAAGAGCTGCAGGAAAAGCACCGCGTGATAAGCGAGGTCCGCGGAATGGGCCTCATGGCAGGCGTCGAGCTGCGCTGCGGAGTAAAGGATGTCATACTAGAGGGCATAAAGAGGGGCGTCCTGCTGCTGTATTCGGGCAGCAACATACTGAGGCTGCTCCCGCCCCTCACGATATCCGAGGACGACATAGAAAGGGTTTTAGAGACAATCGACGCCGTGCTTAACAGCGTTGGCAGGGACAAATAGCACTGATCTGGACGGCCGCATAATAGAGATCCTCAGGAGGGACTCGCGCGAGTCGTTTGTCGACATTGGCAGAAAAGTGGGGCTCTCAGAATCGGCCGTCAGAAGGAGGGTAAAGAACCTCGTAGATGGCGGCAGGATACGCCGCTTTACCATCGAGATGGGTGACGAGGACGCCACAAGGGCGGTGGTTCTAGTCTCCGTCGATTCCACCACCGACACCTCCAAGGTCTCGGCGAGGCTCACCAGGCTCGAGGGGGTAAGGACCGTCTACGAGATAACAGGCCAGTACGACATAGC
Coding sequences within it:
- a CDS encoding DNA modification methylase (COG0863), which produces MNNRFQVIRGDARAVLPRLAKKNGERGRYRLAVTSPPYYGHRKYGSDPSELGQEGTPDEFVEELAGVFKSCMDLLTDDGSLFIVIGDTRRRRRKLMVPHRLALRLVDLGYHFQEDIVWYKKNALSQSSKQNLTQAYEFVLVLSKSESPAFDIDPIRVQGNEALSGVNRKPERDRLQFSPGRRDPEAIGRIAAVIHGSSPETPFDELPTTEEISRAHGYDPEKHCPTCYRKFKRHATRKRIGGHEHYPIFAACNPRGKNPGNVWEISTKAHHGNEHFAVFPEDLVSRIVKFATREGDYVLDPFAGRGTTGIVSACLKRGFTGIDLYPANVDRTRRNVKDSADSKLPKKVLDQIMPEGTR
- a CDS encoding ATPase (PilT family) (COG1855), with amino-acid sequence MNKNGPYTARWLKVVLDTSVLINGGIARMIESGSLVADEIIIPEAVVDELQSQAAQRQERGFSGLEEIRRIKDAAGSKEVPVKFDGTRPTADDISLSDRGRIDAMIKDVARQNGATLYTADRLQSLVADAEGIPIKLVQDREEKMPEFLKYFDPVTMSVHLKEGSLPRAKRGKPGAFGLEEIGTTVLTRDYLHDAASEILDIAEFEGSGTEISKPGAEVVQYKDYRIAITSPPFSEGYEITIVHPIVRLTLDDYDVSEKLMARFAEQAEGILISGPPGSGKSTLASGLGNFYHQKGRVVKTFESPRDLQVDSGVTQYTRLDGSFENSADVLLLVRPDYTIFDEVRRREDFQTFADLRLTGVGMVGVVHANAPLDAIQRFIGKIELGIIPSVLDTVVFVKSGRIEAVYRLELKVKVPSGMVEHDLARPVIEIRRFEDDSLEYEIYTFGEENVMVPVSAEVPQSGVRKLARERLLEVFKRFDPRAEVEILTDDSAKVRVVGHTIASIIGRGGSKINDLEKTLGIHIDVAEKEAESSSGGDLPFSFAESRSSMMLNVDRSYAGRHADVMANGEQIASSRIGHRGQIRLPKRSESAKKLARAVSSKGEIRVVVRD
- a CDS encoding acetylglutamate kinase/acetylaminoadipate kinase (COG0548), yielding MITIKIGGSIVDSLHPSAIPDIKKAAAGGVVLVHGGGKEVTKVCEQLGKEPRFVTSPGNIKSRYTDKETAEIFTMVMSGRINKCIVRMLQQHGVNAVGLSGIDGGLIRAERKSRLVIVNERGRKQAIEGGYTGRITSVNSELLETLLGKGIVPVVSPIAMGNEYELLNVDGDRAAANIAGATKSERILFVTDVDGLMMDEKLVSRLSAAEAEEIRPKIGPGMEKKVLAATEALKMGVREAIIARGSRENPVSAAIAHENCTVIGDG
- a CDS encoding conserved hypothetical protein (COG1430) gives rise to the protein MATRLQVLAPIGAAAVIIGVVGMLSIPSDAKLEAVEFPRGTIMLDGRVLEVQIADTEPRRVRGLMFQDALPPDEGMIFVFETPGPYSLWMLNMQFELDMIWFDEEGRVVHIEQGVPPCKSALETVTCTALSPGGAAVYVLEVTAGYVDEFGVNDDSILEIVSI
- a CDS encoding Mn-dependent transcriptional regulator (COG1321), which produces MIAELVEYKGYATTLDISRHMGVSAPSVTKMLQRLDENGYLNYEKYRGINLTPKGVRISGAIRHRHGILLEFFEMLGISHDVASQDTEGIEHHLTPQTIRQLRKFVTFLRSNPRVLDDFRGP
- a CDS encoding permease (COG0730); translated protein: MEEIWLPLLGLAAGVIGSMVGLGGGFVVVPVLTFMGFSPTAAASSSLFAAFSSASAATASYARQKRIDYRTGLTLGLLALPGTVLGALFSAAATPDIFRLFFGIVLVGSAAYLLLSSRIGEGQRRSHLTVLLLSIAASFFAGIISSFFGIGGGLVFVPLMVAIMGMSMWRAAPTAQLVLMFVAFTGMVTHTLLGHPDFYHALLLSSGAFVGGLLGAKLSLNLRERGLRILAAVVILVVAAKLFWDAVAG
- a CDS encoding short-chain alcohol dehydrogenase (COG1028), which encodes MITGSGTGIGLAVARKFAENGASVVILGRRKEPLDEAAAELKKIAESAGCGASIRIFAGVDVADEAAITKMFDELSSSGVTVDILVNNAGVSGPVTCFANNDLEEFRGAVDIHLTGSFWTSREALKVMKKGSKIVTMTTFFAEERPLEQRPYRFRDPYTTAQGAKNRLAEAMSWDLLDRGITSIATNPGPVHSDRIYKTVYPRAALEFVRVSGFEDLQPEEVEVAGGRLIHLLGADDDARKKGIAEAAEHFAKLKPVDPAKLEATLDALLAKIKGIAEKIQANTARMIPDGEFLSQDQVAETVLALCDDKMAKTVNGRVIPADRVFYPVRAHVANAAPRVPPHDYSGGCVLFMIDAADDRDVERATALASHVESHGGTAVCIVSEDSPRAAKEMIASKFHSHASHIDKVDEINRWLSAASTKIGPIAAVVHLSGRMPKSGSLMDLSRKEWDALVDRFIGTPAAVLHRSLEHFAPGGRKDPRLFKGKSGVIVIIGPDLPAGKKASGAERARAEIFRGALRPLTTTVNQELSDVLKSNVRLFTILPGRADGGETDDSRISAAIDYFLTPEAISSGEVIFCVDENRG
- a CDS encoding pyridoxal-phosphate-dependent aminotransferase (COG4992), with the translated sequence MGDLYQRFPVTVAKGEGARVWDEDGKEYIDCMGGYGVALAGHRNPRVVQAIKAQLDRIITVHGSLYNKTRAEFLDRLTGAAPPGLTRVHLNNSGAESVEAAIKFAKRHTGKSGMVAMRGSYHGKTAGALSVTFNPKYKKGFGPMLEGASFSPFGDIDALRDSTGDDTALVIMEPIQGESGIRVAPPGFLQDARRLCDERGIVLIFDEIQCGLGRTGKMWAAEHWETIPDIMCLAKGIAGGIPMGATLTKPEIMASIKKGDHSSTFGGSPLACAAGSAVLQSLSEDGLVSNAETVGSRLHRGLQELQEKHRVISEVRGMGLMAGVELRCGVKDVILEGIKRGVLLLYSGSNILRLLPPLTISEDDIERVLETIDAVLNSVGRDK
- a CDS encoding N-acetyl-gamma-glutamyl-phosphate reductase/N-acetyl-gamma-aminoadipyl-phosphate reductase (COG0002), which produces MKVGVVGASGYVGGETLRLLVNHPDVEIAAVTSRQHVGEYLHRVQPSLRGFTDLTFSELDYDRLSDSCDLVFTAVPHGTATDIVRALYDRDIKVIDLSADYRLHDPADYTKWYGWEHPHPDYLSKSVFGIPELHREEIRSAKLVSCPGCMAVTSILALAPPVREGLVDTEHIVVDSKIGSSGAGAGAGTAHAMRAGVIRPYKPAKHRHTGEIEQELSGIAGKKIRVSMSPHAVDVVRGILCTNHVFLTREASEKDLWKMYRQAYGEERFVRLIRDKKGLYKFPDPKFLVGSNFCDIGFDLDEDNNRLVAISASDNLMKGAAGSAIQNMNIMAGLDEMSGLRYTPLTPV
- a CDS encoding transcriptional regulator (COG1522), coding for MGLSESAVRRRVKNLVDGGRIRRFTIEMGDEDATRAVVLVSVDSTTDTSKVSARLTRLEGVRTVYEITGQYDIAAVMSAPNIASVNTSIDALRKIPGVTDSNTVIILRTVT